CATCCTTCCGGAGCTCCATCTCGATGACCACCACCTGAGCGCCTTTGGAGGACTCCGCCCCTGGCCCCCGAGCCCCCGCCCGGCCCGCTAACCGCTATTTCTTATCCTTGCGAGACTCCCCCAGCCCCTTGGACTTCTTCTCACTGGCCGCTTTGGTGCTCCTGCTGTGGTCCAGCATGGCATACAGCACCGGCGTCTGGGGAGGGGCGCGCACGTCAGTCACCCGGCCCACCCCTCGCTCTGCCCGGCGGCTCCCACGGCTCTCCTCCCCAGCTGTCCAGGCCCTGAGTCCCGCTAACCTGCCGGCCGCGCTTGGACGAGTCCTTCCCAGGCTTGTGAAATCTCCCCTTCTCCATGGCACTGCAGGGAAAGCGGGGCTGTGGGTGCGGCCCGGCCAGAGCCCCCGCAGGGCGGCCGCAGCCTCCCGTCGCCTCGCGCCTCCCCGCCCTCCAGCGGCCCCTGCCGCCCCTTACCTGAGCCTCCTCTGCAGGGCCGCCTGCCTGCGGAGCCAGCAGTACCGGACCAGGTagaagagcagcagcagcagcagcaccccgCCCAGAACGCCCCCGATGACGGCCCCCAGCACCACGCCGTAGCGAGTGGGcactgggaggggaggggggccgAGTGAGGGGCGAGCAGGGGCCGTTCCCGCGCCCCCTCCGGGCAGAGGCTGCCTTCCGCCCACCTCCCAGAACCCGACGGGCACAGTACGGCTGGCATCTGGCCTCCTCCCCCAGCCGCGCAGTCCTTCCTGACCCCTCCCTGTCCCGCCTCCCAGACACCCGTCCCCTGCCCCCCAGTCCCGTGTCCCCTCGCACCTTTTTCAAAGACGTAGAGCGTGACCTTCGAGGTCTTGCCCACTATGTCTGGTGGGTTTTTCACGTCACAAGTGAAAGTACCGTTGTCGCTGTAGTCCAGATTGTGTATGACAATGGAGCCGTCCTTCCAGCGGGGGTCCCCCACCCACTGGATGCGCTCTTTGAAGGTGCCCACCTCGTCGATGTAGGGTTGTCCCTTGGCGTAGTGGAAGATCTATGAGTAATGAGGGAAGCATGCAGCTCTCGCCGCAGGAGGGGGGTCCTGGGCCCAAGAGGgtagtgctgggggtgggggaacgaCAAAGATTGACACTTCCTTGGCCAAAGTGGGGGTGGTGGCTCATAAAGCATTTCCCTCTCCTTAGCGCAACTTCTCTTCTCTGTTGCTCTGTGAAGCTCTCTTTCTGTCCTCCAGTCTGAGGACTGCCCCAGCACTTACCGAGATGGCGTCGCGGCCCCCTTCGGGCTGGTAGCGCCAGGTGAAGGAGATGTCATCTGACACCCACTCGCTGGACCAGAAGGAACAGTGCAGGGTCACTCGGGAGCCCACAGCGCCATGGACCTCCCTGTCCGTGTAAACCACAATGGCCTGGGCCGGGCAGAGCACTGCAAGcaaggcaggggaggggggcaCAAGGACCCGGGAGGAGAGGTCAGTGGAGGTCTGGGACCGAGCAGAGGCCATAGCAAAGATGGAAGCAGAAATGACCAGGCCCAGATCTCTGGATGAGCTGGGTAGCTGAGTGCAAATGCTGTGTGCGTCCCAGCTCGGCAGATGTTCACAGAGGACATGAGACCTCTGGACGATTTCCAGAAGTTGGACTTTGTCCCCAAATCTCATTTTCCCGTGGGGTCAGTATCTAACTCTTCACTACACCTTAGATCTAAGCAagctttacaatttttaaatcttattattataaattatacgGGTAAGACATATCACATTCTTCTTATAAACTGTTCAAGCAATGGAGGTAAAAACTGAAGTCTGTCTTGGTGCCCCCCACCAGCTCCTTTCCGGTCTGCCTCTCCCAGCTAGAACCACAGCTATCACTTTAATGTGTAGTTTTTTTCTGTGAATCAAGCTCAATATAAGCTTAACAAACTCAAGCTATACAGGTACTTGTAAGGAATAGTTTTGTGGCGCTTTCCTTTTTGGCACACATTGCATTATATTCTACTATTTTTGCTTAAGGTGTCTGTCTGGAGGAACTCTCGATGTGGCTTTGTGGAGCTCAATCTCGTCCTTAAAAGCAGCATAGTATTTCACAGCACAGCAAACTCAACTCTCTTACAGAAAAAACATGACAAAACTAGAGAATGTCAGGCTTCTCCCCGGCCCAGCCATCTTCACTGCTGAACCCCTGGTGGCCATTCAGCTTGCTCTTGACtggggatgggggggtgggggggacatcATACAACACCCAGGGGAAGCTGGGTGCAGAGCAAGACCCCAAGCCCAGAGCTCCGAGGACTGTGCGTGGCAGCCCTCTGTCCTTCGGCTCTTCTCACCCTCCTCTTGGCCATTCTGGCCCAGTGCCACTCCCGAGACTCACCCACACATGCAAGGTCATTCCAGGCAGATTATGTGTGTGGGCTGGCCCCGGGTGGGGGCAACTGTAGACCCTTTTGTTCTACCGGAGGGGGGGCAAGCAGCCAAACAAACAGAGACCCATTGTCTGAGCAATGTTGGGGGCTCAGGCACCCCACTGCCCCATAGACCCGAATCTCCCACCTCAGCCTGCAGTGTCATTGACCCAGCACCTGATTCCTCAGCCTTAGCACCTTCTCAGGAATGTTCCAGATGTCACAAAGAAGGTTCTGCACTGGGTCTACCTTCTATTCCTCCTGCTCTAACACCAGCTCTGCCCAGTGGTCCTATGACTGGCACAGAACTGTCTCCCTTGAATTCCAAGATGCCCTTCCCCCAATCCCTTCGCCAtgcccttccccagctccctATCCTTCACTTGTTTCCGAGTACTCAAGAATAGTTCACCACAGCCTAGATGAGTCCAGGTTTGGGTTTAGGACTCAAGAAGCCGACAGCAGAGCAACCTTGGACATTCTgagcagccccccccccccaatttgcCTATCACTCCAGCACAGTGCGGAGAAGGGAAGGGGCCATTCACGTACCCTGCTCTGACCTTCTCTTGCCTACCCAGCCTCTGCCATGGACAAGAAAGTGGTCGGTCAATGTACGAAGGAAGACAGCTTTGGATAGACAGACTCCTAGAATCTCATagccctccctcctgctcctttCACCCACATAATAGATAATCAATCcacagagagaaactgaggcaccaggaGGTACAGGACCTGAGGAGCTGGGACACAGACTTGGGCCCTTTCCTCGGGTCACAGTCTCTGACTTTTCTCTAAGGTCAGGTGCCTCCTGCAGATCTAAGGGTGAGTAGGTTCCAGAACCAGGTGTGTGATCCAGGTCCTTACCTCGCTCTGACATTGCTTCCCCCAGGCCCTCAGCGTGGCTCTGGACCACGTTACGGGTTTCCCACCTGGGTCCAGTCAGGTCCCCTCAGGGAAGCTCTCCATGCCctattcttcctccttccttcacaGAATACTTTTACTGCCTCCCTCCAGACTCTGTTTTGCCCTACATATAATGTCACCTTCCCACTGCTGCTCACTCTTGGGTTGTATGGGAAGGTCGCTGAGGACAACAGGAGCcccaggggccaggctggggtggcTCCACTTACCCAAAGAGAAGAAGAGCAGCACAGCCAGAacagggctggggctggaccACGGAGCCCCAGGAGCCATAGCTGGGGCAGGGCTAGGGCCCAGATCGTCTGCAGGGTTGGAGAGCGGGGGACAAGGAACTGAGCGGGGGTTCCTGGAACCCGCTTAAAATCCCCTGGGGCCCCAGGATGAGGGGGCTGTCCTGAGCCAGTAACCAATTGCAGCCTGGCATGTGCATTTGAGAGGTGGGGGGGGCAGAGTGCAAGGAGCAGAAGGGTCATTGTGTCCtctgggtggaggggtggggggacacatACCACCCCATACACAGAGGGCTTTGTATCTGTTGGCTTCCCCCTGCCCTAGGCTGGAATgtaggggtggggtgtgggggggaggtcaGGAGAGGGACAGAAAAAGGGACCCAAACACACTTCTCTGAGGGGCAGATGGGCAGGGGAACCTGAACCCTAAGGCCATGGAAAGGGATCCCTCCCCAGTCTCCTGCCTGAGGTGGTTCCCTCAGAACCCCACGAGCTAGAGGCAGGTACCCCAGGGAACGTTGAAAACAGAATGTCCGTTGTTACCTTGATGGCCATAGGCTGCATTACAGGCTTCTTGAGATGACCAGCTCCTTTGGGAATGTCCCCCTCCCCGCCATCACTCTGATGTAGGATTCTTGTGTCTATTGCCTCACACACTGGAAGAATGCGGACGCGGACCCAGAGAGGTAAATTGGAGCAGTTTATAGTTTTATTGCAAAAGTGAAAAGCACAAGAGTACAGCTCTCCAAGGAGAGATCCGAGCGAAATGCCCCACAGACTAAGCTGAGCGGGAGACTCAGCTTGAATCTGTAACCTTTAGGTTGTTTCCTAGGAGACGGTTGGGCTCCCGCTGCCCTTCCCCTTCCTGCACCTGGGCTGGTGTCTTGGCTGAGTCTGCTTTCTGAGGCGGTAGCCCTCCCAGCCTAGTAGTTCCCTTTTCTACATGTTTTTTCTGTCAGCTGCTGTTCTCTTTGGCCTCGAGGCCCTCTGCTATGCGTCCCTGACTACCCACGACTTTCCCATCTCATTTGGAGACTGTTTGTCTGGGTCTTGATGCCCCCCCTGCAGCCCTGTCCCTAACTGCCCATGACTCCTCTCAACTCCGCATCCTGGGTGATTCTTCCCCGGTAGAAGCTTTGCTCCACTGGAAAACATCCAGTGGAAGAATGCCCTAACCTGTACCTTGTCAGGAAAGCCTTCGATGCCTCCTGCTGCAGTGGAAGCTCATTTCAGTTTGGAGCAATTCAACCAAGCTGTACTGAGGGCCGGCTCCGTGTGAAGTGTGGTAtgcaggggacagagagaggagtAGAAATGAAGTCCCTCTATGCAGGAGGGACTTCAAAATCTAGtttggggaggcagagagggcagAATCCAGGCCAAACCTGCCAACAACCAACTATAATAAATCGTTACACTTGCGATTAGTAGAATGATGAACAAAGTGCGGGGGGGTACCAAGGGGGGCTCACAGCTGCAACATCAGGGGCATTGAGTGAGTTAAGTAGcagattaaaaacacaaatgaatttCAGGTACTAAGTGAAATTCTGAGGAACGGGCATCACAGCTTGAAGCTACGTTAGCTGTGGGCTAATCGTGAAGGGTGCGTGCCATTTTGAAAAGGAGGAATGGGGGTGAGGGTATagggcagggaggaagaaaagcaaagaagtgaGAACGTGTGTTGGGTTGAAGCTGGGTTTGACAGCCCTTAAAATAGACTAAAGAGGGCGGATTTAATTGACATCATAAGAATTTCCTGAAGGTTTTGGGGGTAGTGTTTAAGGTTAAAGGTGGGAAAGTCTACATGGTCGGAGCGGAATTTCAAGACCAATCCCACCGGAAAAATCATTCAGACCAGAGCTCTCCTGAttgctgcctccttcccttccctggaaTTGTCTGGAATGTTttgcctctctcttcccctcctttctctcaccCCAGGCTGTGGCTAtgtcctgcctctccctcctgctgATGAAGTGCAGGAGTGCTCAACATACATAAGATGTGAATGTTAACACGACGAGTATGTTCTACTGTCGCTCGGGAGTTGCTCTGTGCTGTCTCCTTCACTCCTTCTCTCCCCCAAACAGACTCAGAACTTTTGCAGTCTTCTCACTTGCTCATTTTCCCCCTTAGGTCCTAAGTGCTCTGGAAGCGGTGGCTGTGCTTGGGTTCCTCAAAactgttcatatatatatatatccacatatacatatacatacacacacacacacacacacacacatgaaagcgagttctccccacccccacaggttCTTCTGGCTGTGGGTGTCACCCACATCGCCCTGAAACAAGGAACAAGGGAGCGTTGTCTTTGCTCGGTGGGCGTCTAGCAACCGTAGCAGCTCCAGCCCAGGAATTGCGGGGCGCGAGGCGATCGCGATCGCGCGGGGACAGACGGCTGGGTCCCTGGGAGCGGTGGTCTGCGAGCTCGCCTCCCCCACGGCCCATTCTCACACTCCCTCCCGGTGGGTCCCAACTCGTGTGTCTGCATTGGTGAAGCTTCAGAGTAGGACGGGAGGGTGTCCGCCGGCCCACAAGACGGCTCAGCCCCACCTTGGGGGCTCGACTGACTGAGAAGTGCAACTGTTCGAATCCAAGTGAGCATGTGCGCAGGAGAAACGGACCCTGCAGCGCTCCAGCCGGCGGCATTTCTGCCGAAACTCGGGCAGATGCTGGCAGAAGTCACCTCAAGGGGTGAGgacgggggagggggtgggggtctgCAAATGATTGGACTCAGCTGAGCTGGGGAGGCTCCCAGCCTTTTATAGAGCCCGATGTCACGTGACGgaccccgccccccgccgccACGAGGGCGGGGCCGCGGGCGTCACTTCCGTCCAGGCCGGAACCCAAGATGGCTGCGCTCCTGCTGAGGTGACTTTCGTGTGGGGCTGGGAGTCGGTGCCGAGGGCCCGCGGGAGAGCCGCGGTGGCCCCCGACGACCTGCTGACGGCCGTGTGGCCTGTGCCTGGGCAGGGGAAGTGCCGGCGGGTATGGCGCCGCGCCCGGGGTCGCGGGGCCGCTGGCCTGGCCTGCCGCCCCGGGCGCTGCGGGGCCTTGGGGTCACGGGCCCGTTATGTCTTCCTCACTTCCTGCGCAGGGGTCGCGCGGGTCTGCCCCCTTCTCCTGGCCCACCCCTCAGTTGGGTCCCAGCTCCCTCCCCGCCGCAGCCCGCGCCGAGCTCCGGGAAAATAAATGCGGGCGCCCCTCGGAGATACAGCGTGTTCTGTTTCAGAGCTCCGCAGTCAAACGAGCATCGGGTATCGCAGTAAAGCCAGGagtcatctttttgctggtgaagggtcttgcctttaatttgttaaaaaaaagaaaaaaaaaacaacgtcGGTGAAGTGCAATAAGCGGGGCGCAGCAGAGCGAGGTCTGCCTGCAGGTGTCAGGTGGGCGAACCACCGGCTCTTGACGGGTTGGGCCTGGGCGGGGAGACCTGACGGCCTCGGCCTCGGCCTCGGCCTCTGACGCCTGCAGACGCCGGCTGCTGGCGAGGAGCGGCGTTGTCCGAGTTCCTGACGGCCCCTGGCCCCGGTGCAGGACGCCTGCACCCCTTCGGGCGGCCGATGGCAGTAGCGCCCGGCGCGGTGGctctgctgccccagccccacccaggggATTCGAGGGAGTGGATGTCCCCGTTTTTCTCCTCACTGTCAATTCACCGTCCAGAGAAATAACCTAGATTTCTTCCATTCTGAACGGCCCGCTGCGTAGGCCTCAAGCTCTGCTCAGAGCCTTTCTAGCAGAACGATTTCAGTGACTTTTGACACTCCTGGTACAAATCCCAGCCTCGTTTTGTGCCAGCCCTATTTTTGGAAACTATTTGTTATGGAAAGTTAGGTTTCATGCTGTGGAGATTTAATTCCCGATTTCCCCAATGTCTTCTCATTCCTCTTTCCACTTAGGTCACCCAGTATAAAAATAGAGGgactttatttagtttttctctgtGACAGAATGATCCCTTTTGGAGTTGAGAGCAGGAATGGCTTATCTTACTCCTTTGTgtttctccctgcctctcctttccTGGTGCAGCTCGTTTTCTAAGGTGTGCCACGGCCAGTCTTGCCAGAACTGCCTCCTTTATTCCACTTAGTTTGACCGCAGTGGAATGCTTTTGGCGTCTTTGATATGTCATGTTTTGGTAGTGGTCAAGGGCTTTTGGTGGAATTAACATTTAGCTTGGAGTGATTACATAGGTTCTAAACAATTCTCTTTAGGAGTTTCAAGCTTAGTGTTTGGAAGCTGACCGTCATTATACTCATTAAGTAGACAGCATTATTTTGAGTTGAGAAGGACTCACCACCAGGATTCAGTGCCAAGAAATAGACTCTTCCAATAGTGTAATCTGAAGCTCTTGTGGGAAGGGCACCTCTCCATTCATTTCTCAGAAGAGCTTTTATAggagggcttttaaaaataaaatatatgtccTGTGAATTTCCAGGGCTAGTTCATTTCACTAGAGGTATTCGGAACTGTTTATAATGTGTGGCTTTAACCTCAAAGGAAACTACCTTCTAAGAAATTCTAGGAGCTGGTTTCTAGTTCTAGTAGCATCactaattccatttattttgaacAAGTCAAGGTCGTTGATTCCATGATTGTAGATTTCTCATTTGTGAATGAAAAGAGTAATAACTTGGGCCCCCTTTATCAGAGTGTTGTGTGTCATGGCTCTGCATACTGCTTGTATACTCCCTAAACAGTTCCCGGGTTGGCCAGCAATGGATGACCAGCTGAGGATAACCAAACTCCGTTGACACTCAGTCAAGGAATGACTTGCCAAAGCCAagacacatactgtgtttccccgaaaataagacctggctggaccatcagctctaatgcatcttttggagcaaaacttaatattaagacatggtcttattttactataatataggaccgggtcttatataacataatataaaatataataccgggtataatataaaactgggtcttatataatataatgtaagacctggtcttacattaatttttgctccaaaagacgcatcagagctgatggtctggctaggtcttatttttggggaaacacggtagggaaCTGAGCTGAGAGCAGCCAGGCTGGTATGTTCGTGCTGTTTGAGCACAAAGTCACTGAGAATCACTGACCTCTGGACATTGCTCATCATATTAAAGTTATGTGAAACACCTCTAACGTAAGTTGTAACACTGAATTCATAAGGCTGCTTTTTAAAGTAAGCCTACTTATCCACACACCATTTTCTTGAGCCTCTTCTGTGTGTCAGACATTATTACAGGTGATGTAGCTGCAGAATATTCCAGCCTATTGTTGAGCTCAAAGTCTAGCAgaggagataaagaaatagaTTAATTATTAAGCGACATAGTAAATGTTGACATGGAGATATGAACAAGTGGTGTGGGTCACGGCAGGTGCAGCAAGTAAGGCTAAAGAAATGGTGATGTGGTCCGGGAGTATTTGGGCTTGAGGGTGGAATGGATGAGGCTGTGAGGCAGGTTCCAGTCAGGGAAGAGCATGGACAGAGGCATGTGGCCCCAAGAAGGCTTGCTTCTCTGGGGTGTAGTGTAGCACCTTGTGTAGATGTGGGGGGCAGAAGGGGACTTGCTGGAAAGTCGGTCCAGAGAGTCGGCCCGGGCAGTGCTGAGAAGGGCCTTGTTTGGCTGCGGTCTGAACCTTACCGCGGAGCAGTGGGGGAGCCAGTAAAGTCTTCTGGGCAGAAGAGCCGTGAAGTCAGTGTTGCTGTTCAGTACGTTAGCTCTGGTCATGTTGAACGATGGGGAGAGGCTGGTGCTGAGACATCAGTTCATGGGGGAATGAAGAGGGTGTGGACTCAATGCCTGGAGATGCTAGACCGAACGGGTAGCATTGGGTGATGCCTTGCGTGATATGGGCggtgagagaaaagaagaatcaGGGATGACGTACGTTGTAGCTTAGGAGTTAGCTGGGGCTAATAACTGTCGATCAGAACTTTTATATAAGTGATTGATTGTTCTTCATCGTGCCCTTCAAGGTTATACGTCTGTTTTAGTGTTGCTGTTATCACAGACGTGTATGAAACTTGTTGGCATACCATCAGATTAAGTTTAGAGGTCACATAAGAGAAATTCATTATAGTACAGTCACGTCTTGTTTCGGACCCAAAATGGTTTTACTCAGTTTGATCACATAGACTTGGCTttgaataacttattttttccaAAAGTCAAATCCATTTTCAgcagatgaattttttttttatcaccacTGAgggttttaaaaagaatgtgatGCGAATTCTAAAGACCTTGGGGGGAggatcgcttctcggccttttggctaagaatGAGTGAAGACCTTGGGGACACCAGTGAAACATCAGCACTGTCTTGCATGTATGCGGTGTGTTGCAGTTTAGAGAGTGCTCTCCTGTACGTTTCCTCAGGTCATCTAGCAGCCAGCAAGGCAGCTAATACTGATTCTGTTCCCTGAATTGAAGGCTGCAGCTCTGACTCGCTCCAGTTGCGCGTCTCATGCAGGGCTGGGACTGCAGTCTGCGTTCTTACTTGGTCTGCTGCTCTTTCTGCATTAAATTTCCCGTCCAGAGAAATTTCAGAAACGGTTGGAGCAAAGGTTATAGTTTTGGGGAGATGTGATGCCTTTGGAAGGGGGCAACACTAAGTAGACATTTTAAGTTTCTGGCTTGTTAATTAAAGGTAAAACAATGCTGTTACTTTGTAGCTACAACACATGAAGCACTGTTTCAGGATTGGAAAAGGATCCTTTCAGAGCGCCTGGTTTCACGTGCAAAGGCAAGACCATACCTGCTTGTGTCTGTCACATTTCACTGGAGGTTGTGGACTTTGGGCCGCGGTGTCTGTGGGGCGTTTCCATTGGTATTTGTCTGGGACGGTCACACTAGACAGCGCTGTACATTCCAGCCCACGTGTGCACACGGCCGGGGGCTGAGTGACGGCCAGGCCTGCCGCTGGGAGGAATGCGTGCCCTGCAACTCAGTGTCACAATGGCTCCAATTGAGTTAAAGAGGTTTGCtcccacttctttctttctgggaGCCTTGGGTACACAATGTCTGTATTCACCTCTTGTTCCAAAGCTGGAAAGAGGGAAGAGCTGAAGGAAGTGATGGttggattatttttccttcacattgTGGGCCCTTCCCGTGTCCTAGTGTAAAGCAAAGGGTTCTTGAAATGGTTGTGCGTCTAATAGCAATGGGGCGAGGGACATCCTTGGACTTGGTGAGGTCCATGTTCCCACAGTGCAGTGCGTGTAGCGGAGACACGGGAAACTTGTAGAATTggtgtgttttaattttagtcCCAGGGCTTCATTCTGATAACTTTCTTAAGTGCTTCTGGAAAGAGTGGATGGAATGTGAGTAAGGGAGTGTGGTGGTCCAGCTGCTGTGTGAACTGGGCCTGAGGTAACGTCTCTTCACATAGGACGTCGGGGCACATCTCAGTCTTACACCCGAGCAGCAGGTCTGGTGATAGTGGATACATTCAAAGGAGTCGGAAACTTGCGTGTCCTCTTCACGCACCTGTTCACCTGGGCAGTAAGCAGGTCTTTGGGTACTCATTTTTTTCACACGGTTATAGGAGAGGGTTTTTAACTGGAAGTTCCTCCAGGTTGTTTGCAACGTGATGGCAGCTCCTAAAACGAGAGCTTAGTATTTAGGGCCCCCCCTCCACAGACACCCTGTTCTTCAACCTTTCATTCCTCCAGCTGCCGCAGGAGGTGTGTACTTGGAATTGCCGGCAGcttgttctgttgtttttttttaaacttgtttttttttaaccatcacCTCCTTTAAGACCTagctttaaaatgtcactttcttagaaagaagaaatagaaaatttctcGAAGAtactgttaaattaaaaataggtgCAAATATATGTCTGGTATTCACCTTTTGTGTAAAAGTaagaggacataaaaatagttatttgtgcttgtttatttacatgaaagaactctgcaaaactaaaatattcagaaactaaaatattcagttactaataaaggaagaagtaatagGAAGATTGGGGACATATGTGGGAgggaaatttttatatatataaaatatttgaatatattccttttcagaatattaaagtaagaaaacaaaacaaaagtcactTTCTTCTCTGTTGAACATTACCAACTCTGATTATGCCTTTACCTTGTATCATTTGTGTTCAgccaaattttattttgcatttgtacGTAATATTTGTGATTATTCTCAAGGTATTTAAAGTTGTAGCTCTCCAACTAGAAAATGATCTCAAGGACACGATACTGTCATTGCTTCCATCTTATTCCTCATTCCCCTCCACCCCTAGGTCTACGGCAGACAGAACAGAGAAGTTGGTCTCTAAATGTGTGCTGACTCTTCACTGTGTTGTTTTGCAGACATGTTGGCCGTCATTGCCTCCGTGCCCACCTTGGTCCTCAGCTCTGTGTGAGAAAGTAAGTTTCTAACTCTGCGGGGTTATTATTACCGGACATTTTTTCCTCAGGGAAGAGTATTAGGTTGTTGGCTTAGATTTTGGGGGGACGTACGAGAGTGAGTAGTTGTAGGCGGTTGGCTGAAGCCATAGTGATCACGGTCACCACTTTTCTCATCTGGTGGTTGAGGAAGAAAGAGTAGAATATTTATTTggtcttttcttaattttcctccCTTTCAGCCTTTCATTGATTTACTCCAGTTCTTGATTCCTTCCTTGACGtctaattttcttctctcctttctgtttaGTCTTTCTTCCTTTAACGCTTTTATTCCTTGTAACCTTTACTTTGGGGCAGCTCTCAGGAATTagcctttaaatatatttcttcctGCTATCTTCATTTCCAGCCTATTGACTTCAACAATGGCCTctgtgctgtttgttttttttttttacttttagttttggaaatattttacacATTCATATAAATTGGAAGAATAATGCAGTGAAGTTCTGTATATCTCTCACCTAGATTCATCAGTTGTTCACATCTGCAGTGTTTACTTATCCCTCCATGAAGTTTAGGTTGTGCCATATAAAGTTGGTATTTCTGTAGGTCTACACTGGTCTAGTACCGGCCACTTAATGTGCTTCAGCCTGATATACATGTAatcactgttattattttctctgaattctttgaGATTAAGCTGCAGACATCATGACATTTTCCTTCTAAATACTTCTCTTAAGGACACGAACATTATATTATAGAACACAGTAAAATTCTACAAACTCAATTATCAAATTCAGGACATTCATTGATACACTTTTATCCGACATACAGTcgattttcagattttctgtttgtccCAAATAATGTACTTTACAGAACAACAGACCTCCTCTTCCCATTCAGGATCTAGTTAGGCTCACAAACTGTGTTTAATTGTCATATTTCTTTAGGATCCTTCCATCTGGAACTGTTTCTTAACCTTCGTTTGTCTTTTATGGCGTTGACGGCCAGTTGTTTTGTAGAGTGTCTGTCAAGTTGGGTTCGTCTGCTGGTTTTCTAAAGATTAGATTCAGGCTATCAGTTTTGGGCAGGAGTAATACATGAGTGATGTTTATTTTTTGGAGGGGGATGGAATCATGTTTAATGCAGGCACATAATAAATTGTTGAACATAGATACTTAACAACTGGCTTCAGCCTAGCCCCGTGACGAGGGACACCAAGAAATTAGGCAGACATACTGAGTGGAATGCAGTTCTTGATTTTTGAGAATCTGAAAGGGAGACTTGACGAGCCAGCGGCGTGTGAGATGGCATGTGTGGCCTGGGAGGAGGGTTGTCCATTCGTGTAAACCGTTTGAGGTGTTGTGCTTGCTGGTGC
This DNA window, taken from Rhinolophus ferrumequinum isolate MPI-CBG mRhiFer1 chromosome 22, mRhiFer1_v1.p, whole genome shotgun sequence, encodes the following:
- the MPZ gene encoding LOW QUALITY PROTEIN: myelin protein P0 (The sequence of the model RefSeq protein was modified relative to this genomic sequence to represent the inferred CDS: substituted 1 base at 1 genomic stop codon) — encoded protein: MAPGAPWSSPSPVLAVLLFFSLVLCPAQAIVVYTDREVHGAVGSRVTLHCSFWSSEWVSDDISFTWRYQPEGGRDAISIFHYAKGQPYIDEVGTFKERIQWVGDPRWKDGSIVIHNLDYSDNGTFTCDVKNPPDIVGKTSKVTLYVFEKVPTRYGVVLGAVIGGVLGGVLLLLLLFYLVRYCWLRRQAALQRRLSAMEKGRFHKPGKDSSKRGRQTPVLYAMLDHSRSTKAASEKKSKGLGESRKDKKXRLAGRAGARGPGAESSKGAQVVVIEMELRKDEQSPELRPAVKSPSRTSLKNALKNMMGLDSDK